The segment ACCGTGCTGATCATGTCCTCCACGGCGGCGCTGGCCGCGTACGAGGGCGGCGGCGGGTACGTGGCGGCCAAGCACGCCGTCCACTCGCTGGCCCAGACCCTGCGCCTCGAACTGGTGGCCGAGCCGATCCGGGTGATCGAGATCGCCCCCGGCATGGTGCGGTCGGAGGGCTTCGCGCTGACCCGCTTCCGCGGCGACCAGGCCAAGGCGGACGCGGTCTACGCGGGCGTCGCCGAGCCGCTCACCTCGGAGGACATCGCCGACACCGTCTCCTGGGCGGTGACCAGGCCCGCCCACGTCAACATCGATCTGCTGGTGGTCCGGCCGCGCGCCCAGGCCGCCAACCACAAGGTGCACCGGGTCAGTTGATCCGCTCCGTGTGAACGGAAAGGGCGGCGGGTCACAACTTGATAGCTCGTTCGAGTGAAATCGGCCCGCTGCCTCCCCAATTGATGAGCCCTCAACTACCGTGGAGGCGCTGCCCCGCCGAGCTGTGTCAGCCCGTGCGGCGGCATTTCCGCACCCTCCCTCCTCCCTCGGTCCGCCACCCGTCTCTGGAGCACTCCGCCTTCCGCCCTCACAAGGAGGATCCGCTGGCCAGCGACATCCCGCCGCAGCGTCTAGACGTGCGGACGGAGCCGTCCCTGCTCGGGCTTCACCGTTTCAACGAAGCCGACTCCGGCGCGGTGGAGGAGGCGCTGCTCGCCTGCTGCGGCAGCCACCGCTGGGCCCTCCGCCTCACCGCCCACCGCCCGTACCCCGACATAGAGTCCCTGCTCGCCGCCGCCAGCGAGGCCAGCTACGACCTCCGCCCGGCGGACCTCGCCGAGGCGCTCGCCGACGAGAGCTGGATGCCCCAGCCGCTGCTCGGCATGCGCGCCCCGGGCAGCCAGGCGGCGCACACCGCGCTGCGCGCCGCCCACGCCGCGTACGAGGCCCGCTTCGGGCACGTCTTCGTGGTCTGCCTCGACGGCGTCGACCCGGAGGAGATGCTGGACGCCGTCCTCACCTCGCTCCGGACCCGCCTCGCCAACGACCCGGACGAGGAACGCCTGATCTCCGCCGAGGAGTTGCGCCGCATCGCGCTCAGCCGCCTGGAGCACCTGGTGGCCGTGAAGGGCTGAGGCACGCCGCCGCGGAGGGCCCCCTCGGGGGCCCTCCGTCATTTCCGGCCGATCTTCGCGAGCTGCGCCGCCACCACCGCCCGGTCCGGCTCCGGGGCGGCCCGGCCGGTCGCGTCGAGGGTGGTGAAGACCGCGATGACGTCCCCGGCGCGGGCGACCAGGGCGCGCTGGACGATCGTGGCGCCGCCGGTTTCATTCGTGAGGGTGAAGGCGGTGGCGGCGTCGGCTCCTCCGGGGGTGGGCGTGTCGAGCCGGGTGAGCAGGTGGTGCCCGGCGGTGGAGGCGAAGGCCCGGCAGTGGTCGAGGACCTGGTCGAGGCCGCGCTGGACGGCGGCGGCCCGGCCGGGCCGGAAGGCCAGCACCGCGGTGTAGAGCGAGGCGCCGCCGTCGCCGTCCCGGGCGACGTCGAGGTCGGCCTCGGCCAGCGGCCCGGCCGAGCCCTTGGACGGGGTGAGCGCGTCCAGCACCGGCTGGCAGGCCGGGATGTCGGCGGTCTGCGGCGGGCTGGAGATGTCGTTCTGGCCGGGCTGCATCAGGGTGACCCGCCAGCCGGGCGCGAGGTCGGCCTCGGTGACGGCCAGCGCGCGCACCGCGGCGGCGTCGTACTCGGGCGCGGCGGACGCGCTCGCGGCGCCGGTCGCGGTGGCCGCGCCGTCGGCGGACGGCCCGGCCGGGGCGGCGCAGCCGGCCGCCAGCACGAGCGCGGCGAGGGCGGCGAACGCGCCGGGGACGGCGGGGGCGGTGGGGGCGTTCGGCGCGGCGGGGGTGCGGGCGGGCAGCGGGCGCACGGCGCGGGCCTCTCTGCTGGGCGGCGGGGAGGCGTACCGTAGCGCAGTCGGGTGATGACTCTGCGTCACAACTCCCGTGCGGTTCCCGTTCCGATTAGGCCGTGCGTGCCTGATTGATCACACCAGGGGCCCCCGCGGGCGGTTGCCGACGGCGCGTCGATAGGATGCTCGCGGCCGGTGGACCGTATCCGGCCGGGCTGACCGACACCGAAGCCGGCCGAGCCCCCGAACCGCTTCCGGAGGGTTTTCCGTGCCGGCTGGAACGCTGTACCGCGGCCGGGAAGGCATGTGGAGCTGGGTGGCTCACCGAGTCACCGGCGTCCTGATCTTCTTCTTCCTGTTCGCACATGTCCTTGACACCGCCCTGGTGCGGGTGTCGCCCGAGGCGTACGACTCGGTGATCGCCACGTACAAGATCCCGCTGGTGAACCTGATGGAGTACGGCCTGGTGGCCGCCATCCTGTTCCACGCGCTGAACGGCCTGCGGGTCGTGGCGGTGGACTTCTGGGCCAAGGGCCCGAAGTACCAGAAGCAGATGCTGTGGACCGTCGTGGGCGTCTGGGTCGTCCTGATGGCCGGCTCCTTCTACCCCGTCCTCGAGCACACCCTTCGCACCTGGTTCGGGGGCTGATCCGCGTGTCCACTGACACCAACGACCTGGTGGTTCCCTCCCTGCAGGCGCACACCGCCAAGGGCCTGGGCACCGGCAACCCGGCCGACGCCTTCGTGGTGGAGCCCGCCCGGGCCCGCACCAGGAAGACCCCGCGCCGCACCCGCACCAACTTCGAGATGCTCGCCTGGCTGTTCATGCGCCTGTCGGGTGTCGTCCTGGTGGTGCTGGTCCTCGGCCACCTGCTGATCAACCTGATGCTGGACGGCGGCGTCTCCAAGGTGAGCTTCGCCTTCGTGGCGGGCCGCTGGGCGTCCCCGTTCTGGCAGTTCTGGGACCTGCTGATGCTGTGGCTGGCGATGCTGCACGGCTCCAACGGCATGCGCACCGTCATCAACGACTACGCGGAGAAGGACGCCACTCGTCTGTGGCTCAAGGGTCTCCTCGGTGTCGCGACCGTCTTCACGGTCGTCCTCGGCACCCTGGTGATCTTCACCTTCGACCCGAACATCTAGACGAGCCACCAGAGGCGACTGACCCCCATGCAGATTCACCAGTACGACACCGTCATCGTCGGCGCCGGCGGCGCGGGCATGCGCGCGGCGATCGAGTCGACGCAGCGCAGCCGCACCGCGGTGCTGACCAAGCTCTACCCGACCCGGTCCCACACCGGCGCGGCGCAGGGCGGCATGTGTGCCGCGCTCGCCAACGTCGAGGAGGACAACTGGGAGTGGCACACCTTCGACACGGTCAAGGGCGGCGACTACCTGGTCGACCAGGACGCCGCCGAGATCATGTGCAAGGAGGCCATCGACGCGGTCCTCGACCTGGAGAAGATGGGTCTCCCCTTCTCCCGCACCGACCAGGGCCGGATCGACCAGCGCCGCTTCGGCGGCCACTCGCGCAACCACGGCGAGGCCCCGGTCCGCCGGTCCTGCTACGCCGCGGACCGCACCGGCCACATGATCCTGCAGACGCTGTTCCAGAACTGCGTCAAGCACGGCGTCGAGTTCTTCAACGAGTTCTACGTCCTCGACCTGCTGATCAACGAGGGCAAGACGGCCGGCGTGGTGGCCTACGAGCTGGCCACCGGCGAGATCCACGTCTTCCAGGCCAAGGCCGTGGTGTTCGCCTCCGGCGGCACCGGCAAGATGTTCAAGGTCACCTCGAACGCGCACACCCTGACCGGTGACGGCCAGGCCGTGGCGCTGCGCCGGGGCCTGCCGCTGGAGGACATGGAGTTCTTCCAGTTCCACCCGACGGGCATCTGG is part of the Kitasatospora setae KM-6054 genome and harbors:
- the sdhC gene encoding succinate dehydrogenase, cytochrome b556 subunit, with product MPAGTLYRGREGMWSWVAHRVTGVLIFFFLFAHVLDTALVRVSPEAYDSVIATYKIPLVNLMEYGLVAAILFHALNGLRVVAVDFWAKGPKYQKQMLWTVVGVWVVLMAGSFYPVLEHTLRTWFGG
- a CDS encoding 2-oxo-4-hydroxy-4-carboxy-5-ureidoimidazoline decarboxylase, which encodes MRTEPSLLGLHRFNEADSGAVEEALLACCGSHRWALRLTAHRPYPDIESLLAAASEASYDLRPADLAEALADESWMPQPLLGMRAPGSQAAHTALRAAHAAYEARFGHVFVVCLDGVDPEEMLDAVLTSLRTRLANDPDEERLISAEELRRIALSRLEHLVAVKG
- the sdhD gene encoding succinate dehydrogenase, hydrophobic membrane anchor protein, encoding MQAHTAKGLGTGNPADAFVVEPARARTRKTPRRTRTNFEMLAWLFMRLSGVVLVVLVLGHLLINLMLDGGVSKVSFAFVAGRWASPFWQFWDLLMLWLAMLHGSNGMRTVINDYAEKDATRLWLKGLLGVATVFTVVLGTLVIFTFDPNI